A single region of the Sorghum bicolor cultivar BTx623 chromosome 7, Sorghum_bicolor_NCBIv3, whole genome shotgun sequence genome encodes:
- the LOC8080887 gene encoding light-mediated development protein DET1 isoform X1 yields MVRFFRSGNLASRVFDRQLLSPRPGAAVNTIRQFYENLVPSYTIYDIDCPDYSFRKFTDDGQYLVAFSRNHQDLIVYRPIWLTYSCNEDCDSHDLPAKSKKFDSFFKQLYSIPLASSNEYICKDFFLYIECNQFGLFATSTAQSNDSTATEGAIHGVPSIEKITFYLVRLEDGVILDEKAFCNDFINLAHSIGAYLYEDLLCIVSLRYQTVHILQIRDSGNLVEVRRIGAFCREDDELFLHSHAQTGYGGSFLPGIKQRLLSYIFRKTWNERVQHLKKKFYFHFQDYVDLIIWKVQFLDRHHLFIKFGSVDGGVSRSTDQNLAFFAVYNMETTDIVSLYENSSEELYSLFEQFYDHFHANPQDSSHGKFISSHSNDVHALDQLRTIKNKASSSSQFVKKMMASLPYTCQSQSPSPYFDLSLFRYDEKLISAIDRHRHCTEHPIKFISVRQPNVVKFKIKPGSDSGASDSRAKRISSFLFHPFFPLALSIQQTYMQPTVVNIHFRR; encoded by the exons ATGGTGCGCTTCTTCCGCAGCGGCAACCTCGCTTCCAGGGTCTTCGACCGGCAGCTCCTCTCCCCGCGCCCCGGCGCCGCG GTTAACACTATTAGACAGTTCTACGAGAATTTGGTCCCAAGCTACACTATATATGACATAGATTGCCCAGATTATTCATTTCGCAAGTTCACTGATGATGGGCAATATCTTGTGGCTTTTAGCCGAAATCACCAAGATTTGATTGTATACCGTCCCATCTGGTTGACATATTCATGTAATGAAGACTGTGATTCTCATGATCTTCCAGCAAAGTCAAAGAAGTTTGATAGTTTCTTTAAGCAGCTCTACTCAATTCCACTTGCATCCAGCAATGAGTACATTTGCAAGGACTTTTTCCTGTACATAGAATGCAATCAATTTGGCTTATTTGCAACATCAACTGCACAAAGTAACGATTCAACTGCCACTGAGGGTGCAATACACGGGGTTCCATCAATTGAGAAAATAACTTTTTATCTTGTGAG GCTAGAAGATGGCGTGATACTGGATGAAAAGGCTTTCTGCAATGATTTTATCAATCTGGCACATAGTATTGGCGCTTACTTGTATGAGGATCTGCTTTGTATTGTTTCTCTGCGGTACCAAACAGTACATATCCTACAGATCCGAGATTCAGGCAACCTTGTTGAGGTACGCAGAATTGGTGCGTTCTGCCGGGAAGATGATGAACTATTTCTTCATTCACATGCCCAG ACTGGTTATGGGGGTTCTTTTCTTCCTGGCATCAAGCAACGGTTGCTGTCATATATATTTCGCAAGACTTGGAATGAG agggtccagcatcTGAAGAAGAAGTTCTATTTTCACTTCCAAGACTATGTTGATCTTATTATATGGAAG GTACAGTTTTtggatcgccatcacctatttATCAAGTTTGGCAGTGTCGATGGAGGG GTTTCTCGAAGCACTGATCAAAATTTAGCATTCTTTGCTGTGTACAACATGGAGACTACAGATATTGTTTCACTTTATGAG AATTCATCAGAGGAGCTCTATTCTTTGTTTGAACAATTTTATGACCATTTTCATGCAAATccacaagattcatcacatgGAAAATTTATCTCATCGCACTCCAATGATGTTCATGCTCTTGATCAACTTCGCACTATTAAAAATAAAGCAAGCAGCTCTTCACAG TTTGTGaagaagatgatggcatcattacCATACACCTGCCAATCACAGAGTCCTTCACCATACTTTGACCTATCCCTTTTTAGGTATGATGAGAAG CTGATTTCTGCAATTGATCGGCATAGGCATTGCACAGAGCATCCAATAAAATTTATATCGGTGAGGCAACCAAATGTTGTTAAATTTAAGATCAAGCCAG GTTCAGATTCTGGTGCTTCTGACAGCAGAGCGAAAAGAATCTCATCCTTCTTATTTCACCCATTTTTCCCGCTTGCACTTTCGATTCAACAGACTTACATGCAGCCAACTGTTGTCAATATTCACTTCaggagatag
- the LOC8080887 gene encoding light-mediated development protein DET1 isoform X2, translating into MVRFFRSGNLASRVFDRQLLSPRPGAAVNTIRQFYENLVPSYTIYDIDCPDYSFRKFTDDGQYLVAFSRNHQDLIVYRPIWLTYSCNEDCDSHDLPAKSKKFDSFFKQLYSIPLASSNEYICKDFFLYIECNQFGLFATSTAQSNDSTATEGAIHGVPSIEKITFYLVRLEDGVILDEKAFCNDFINLAHSIGAYLYEDLLCIVSLRYQTVHILQIRDSGNLVEVRRIGAFCREDDELFLHSHAQTGYGGSFLPGIKQRLLSYIFRKTWNEVPDQTLRVQHLKKKFYFHFQDYVDLIIWKVQFLDRHHLFIKFGSVDGGVSRSTDQNLAFFAVYNMETTDIVSLYENSSEELYSLFEQFYDHFHANPQDSSHGKFISSHSNDVHALDQLRTIKNKASSSSQFVKKMMASLPYTCQSQSPSPYFDLSLFRYDEKLISAIDRHRHCTEHPIKFISVRQPNVVKFKIKPGSDSGASDSRAKRISSFLFHPFFPLALSIQQTYMQPTVVNIHFRR; encoded by the exons ATGGTGCGCTTCTTCCGCAGCGGCAACCTCGCTTCCAGGGTCTTCGACCGGCAGCTCCTCTCCCCGCGCCCCGGCGCCGCG GTTAACACTATTAGACAGTTCTACGAGAATTTGGTCCCAAGCTACACTATATATGACATAGATTGCCCAGATTATTCATTTCGCAAGTTCACTGATGATGGGCAATATCTTGTGGCTTTTAGCCGAAATCACCAAGATTTGATTGTATACCGTCCCATCTGGTTGACATATTCATGTAATGAAGACTGTGATTCTCATGATCTTCCAGCAAAGTCAAAGAAGTTTGATAGTTTCTTTAAGCAGCTCTACTCAATTCCACTTGCATCCAGCAATGAGTACATTTGCAAGGACTTTTTCCTGTACATAGAATGCAATCAATTTGGCTTATTTGCAACATCAACTGCACAAAGTAACGATTCAACTGCCACTGAGGGTGCAATACACGGGGTTCCATCAATTGAGAAAATAACTTTTTATCTTGTGAG GCTAGAAGATGGCGTGATACTGGATGAAAAGGCTTTCTGCAATGATTTTATCAATCTGGCACATAGTATTGGCGCTTACTTGTATGAGGATCTGCTTTGTATTGTTTCTCTGCGGTACCAAACAGTACATATCCTACAGATCCGAGATTCAGGCAACCTTGTTGAGGTACGCAGAATTGGTGCGTTCTGCCGGGAAGATGATGAACTATTTCTTCATTCACATGCCCAG ACTGGTTATGGGGGTTCTTTTCTTCCTGGCATCAAGCAACGGTTGCTGTCATATATATTTCGCAAGACTTGGAATGAGGTTCCAGATCAGACTTTG agggtccagcatcTGAAGAAGAAGTTCTATTTTCACTTCCAAGACTATGTTGATCTTATTATATGGAAG GTACAGTTTTtggatcgccatcacctatttATCAAGTTTGGCAGTGTCGATGGAGGG GTTTCTCGAAGCACTGATCAAAATTTAGCATTCTTTGCTGTGTACAACATGGAGACTACAGATATTGTTTCACTTTATGAG AATTCATCAGAGGAGCTCTATTCTTTGTTTGAACAATTTTATGACCATTTTCATGCAAATccacaagattcatcacatgGAAAATTTATCTCATCGCACTCCAATGATGTTCATGCTCTTGATCAACTTCGCACTATTAAAAATAAAGCAAGCAGCTCTTCACAG TTTGTGaagaagatgatggcatcattacCATACACCTGCCAATCACAGAGTCCTTCACCATACTTTGACCTATCCCTTTTTAGGTATGATGAGAAG CTGATTTCTGCAATTGATCGGCATAGGCATTGCACAGAGCATCCAATAAAATTTATATCGGTGAGGCAACCAAATGTTGTTAAATTTAAGATCAAGCCAG GTTCAGATTCTGGTGCTTCTGACAGCAGAGCGAAAAGAATCTCATCCTTCTTATTTCACCCATTTTTCCCGCTTGCACTTTCGATTCAACAGACTTACATGCAGCCAACTGTTGTCAATATTCACTTCaggagatag
- the LOC8069667 gene encoding tRNA (guanine(37)-N1)-methyltransferase 1 isoform X2: MAPPLLHFRLHPRCLLLPRLRRSVPARLSLKTLCSSSSSSDYSPARTPPPLHGPSLRRGRAPPDHPDDPFARSFDLAALRVPAAACAPLERRLRGHLLNWPRVRNVVRLPNDQEGLLALPSPPRLSAEELGTPSPVARREKLAREFNARGFVRFPNLARLSRPSRPAARKRRERKAGGESDEEATRGRDKGKVYVVEVVGEGREGDEDDDDLKGLVGEEGLGRRAWRRTGPSRLLLLDEKYAGRGVDELPEAVKVVLGHESHQNGSSAYELVHCQLTLFYNYWLMHDDMRNSGYGTLPVPNISAAHSIKS, translated from the exons ATGGCACCACCGCTCCTCCACTTCCGCCTCCATCCACGATGCCTCCTCCTGCCCCGCCTCCGCCGCTCCGTCCCCGCCCGCCTCAGCCTCAAAAccctctgctcctcctcctcctcctcggatTACTCCCCCGCGCGGACCCCGCCGCCCCTCCACGGCCCCTCGCTCCGCCGCGGCCGCGCCCCGCCGGACCACCCGGACGACCCCTTCGCTCGCTCCTTCGACCTCGCCGCGCTCCGCGTCCCCGCCGCCGCATGCGCGCCACTCGAGCGCCGCCTCCGGGGCCACCTCCTCAACTGGCCCCGCGTCCGCAACGTCGTCCGCCTCCCCAACGACCAGGAGGGCCTCCTCGCCCTGCCGTCTCCCCCGCGCCTCTCCGCCGAGGAATTGGGCACCCCGTCCCCGGTGGCGCGGCGGGAGAAGCTGGCCCGCGAGTTCAACGCCCGGGGCTTCGTGCGTTTCCCCAACCTCGCCCGCCTCTCGCGGCCCAGTCGTCCCGCCGCGCGGAAGCGGAGGGAGAGGAAGGCGGGAGGTGAGAGCGACGAGGAGGCCACGCGTGGGCGTGACAAAGGCAAGGTGTatgtggtggaggtggtgggggaggGAAGGGAGGGCGACGAAGACGATGACGATTTGAAGGGGTTGGTCGGGGAAGAGGGCCTCGGGAGGCGCGCGTGGCGGCGGACTGGCCCCagccggctgctgctgctggacgAGAAATACGCCGGAAGGGGAGTTGATGAGCTCCCAGAGGCCGTCAAG GTTGTTTTAGGCCATGAAAGTCACCAGAATGGATCATCTGCCTATGAGCTTGTACATTGTCAGCTAACCTTGTTTTACAACTACTGGCTGATGCATGATGACATGAG GAATTCAGGTTATGGCACTCTCCCCGTCCCCAACATCTCAGCAGCTCATAGTATCAAATCCTGA
- the LOC8069667 gene encoding tRNA (guanine(37)-N1)-methyltransferase 1 isoform X3 — protein MAPPLLHFRLHPRCLLLPRLRRSVPARLSLKTLCSSSSSSDYSPARTPPPLHGPSLRRGRAPPDHPDDPFARSFDLAALRVPAAACAPLERRLRGHLLNWPRVRNVVRLPNDQEGLLALPSPPRLSAEELGTPSPVARREKLAREFNARGFVRFPNLARLSRPSRPAARKRRERKAGGESDEEATRGRDKGKVYVVEVVGEGREGDEDDDDLKGLVGEEGLGRRAWRRTGPSRLLLLDEKYAGRGVDELPEAVKVVLGHESHQNGSSAYELVHCQLTLFYNYWLMHDDMRY, from the exons ATGGCACCACCGCTCCTCCACTTCCGCCTCCATCCACGATGCCTCCTCCTGCCCCGCCTCCGCCGCTCCGTCCCCGCCCGCCTCAGCCTCAAAAccctctgctcctcctcctcctcctcggatTACTCCCCCGCGCGGACCCCGCCGCCCCTCCACGGCCCCTCGCTCCGCCGCGGCCGCGCCCCGCCGGACCACCCGGACGACCCCTTCGCTCGCTCCTTCGACCTCGCCGCGCTCCGCGTCCCCGCCGCCGCATGCGCGCCACTCGAGCGCCGCCTCCGGGGCCACCTCCTCAACTGGCCCCGCGTCCGCAACGTCGTCCGCCTCCCCAACGACCAGGAGGGCCTCCTCGCCCTGCCGTCTCCCCCGCGCCTCTCCGCCGAGGAATTGGGCACCCCGTCCCCGGTGGCGCGGCGGGAGAAGCTGGCCCGCGAGTTCAACGCCCGGGGCTTCGTGCGTTTCCCCAACCTCGCCCGCCTCTCGCGGCCCAGTCGTCCCGCCGCGCGGAAGCGGAGGGAGAGGAAGGCGGGAGGTGAGAGCGACGAGGAGGCCACGCGTGGGCGTGACAAAGGCAAGGTGTatgtggtggaggtggtgggggaggGAAGGGAGGGCGACGAAGACGATGACGATTTGAAGGGGTTGGTCGGGGAAGAGGGCCTCGGGAGGCGCGCGTGGCGGCGGACTGGCCCCagccggctgctgctgctggacgAGAAATACGCCGGAAGGGGAGTTGATGAGCTCCCAGAGGCCGTCAAG GTTGTTTTAGGCCATGAAAGTCACCAGAATGGATCATCTGCCTATGAGCTTGTACATTGTCAGCTAACCTTGTTTTACAACTACTGGCTGATGCATGATGACATGAG GTATTAG
- the LOC8069667 gene encoding tRNA (guanine(37)-N1)-methyltransferase 1 isoform X4: MAPPLLHFRLHPRCLLLPRLRRSVPARLSLKTLCSSSSSSDYSPARTPPPLHGPSLRRGRAPPDHPDDPFARSFDLAALRVPAAACAPLERRLRGHLLNWPRVRNVVRLPNDQEGLLALPSPPRLSAEELGTPSPVARREKLAREFNARGFVRFPNLARLSRPSRPAARKRRERKAGGESDEEATRGRDKGKVYVVEVVGEGREGDEDDDDLKGLVGEEGLGRRAWRRTGPSRLLLLDEKYAGRGVDELPEAVKVVLGHESHQNGSSAYELVHCQLTLFYNYWLMHDDMR, encoded by the exons ATGGCACCACCGCTCCTCCACTTCCGCCTCCATCCACGATGCCTCCTCCTGCCCCGCCTCCGCCGCTCCGTCCCCGCCCGCCTCAGCCTCAAAAccctctgctcctcctcctcctcctcggatTACTCCCCCGCGCGGACCCCGCCGCCCCTCCACGGCCCCTCGCTCCGCCGCGGCCGCGCCCCGCCGGACCACCCGGACGACCCCTTCGCTCGCTCCTTCGACCTCGCCGCGCTCCGCGTCCCCGCCGCCGCATGCGCGCCACTCGAGCGCCGCCTCCGGGGCCACCTCCTCAACTGGCCCCGCGTCCGCAACGTCGTCCGCCTCCCCAACGACCAGGAGGGCCTCCTCGCCCTGCCGTCTCCCCCGCGCCTCTCCGCCGAGGAATTGGGCACCCCGTCCCCGGTGGCGCGGCGGGAGAAGCTGGCCCGCGAGTTCAACGCCCGGGGCTTCGTGCGTTTCCCCAACCTCGCCCGCCTCTCGCGGCCCAGTCGTCCCGCCGCGCGGAAGCGGAGGGAGAGGAAGGCGGGAGGTGAGAGCGACGAGGAGGCCACGCGTGGGCGTGACAAAGGCAAGGTGTatgtggtggaggtggtgggggaggGAAGGGAGGGCGACGAAGACGATGACGATTTGAAGGGGTTGGTCGGGGAAGAGGGCCTCGGGAGGCGCGCGTGGCGGCGGACTGGCCCCagccggctgctgctgctggacgAGAAATACGCCGGAAGGGGAGTTGATGAGCTCCCAGAGGCCGTCAAG GTTGTTTTAGGCCATGAAAGTCACCAGAATGGATCATCTGCCTATGAGCTTGTACATTGTCAGCTAACCTTGTTTTACAACTACTGGCTGATGCATGATGACATGAG GTAA
- the LOC8080887 gene encoding light-mediated development protein DET1 isoform X3 produces MVRFFRSGNLASRVFDRQLLSPRPGAAVNTIRQFYENLVPSYTIYDIDCPDYSFRKFTDDGQYLVAFSRNHQDLIVYRPIWLTYSCNEDCDSHDLPAKSKKFDSFFKQLYSIPLASSNEYICKDFFLYIECNQFGLFATSTAQSNDSTATEGAIHGVPSIEKITFYLVRLEDGVILDEKAFCNDFINLAHSIGAYLYEDLLCIVSLRYQTVHILQIRDSGNLVEVRRIGAFCREDDELFLHSHAQTGYGGSFLPGIKQRLLSYIFRKTWNEVPDQTLRVQHLKKKFYFHFQDYVDLIIWKVQFLDRHHLFIKFGSVDGGVSRSTDQNLAFFAVYNMETTDIVSLYENSSEELYSLFEQFYDHFHANPQDSSHGKFISSHSNDVHALDQLRTIKNKASSSSQFVKKMMASLPYTCQSQSPSPYFDLSLFS; encoded by the exons ATGGTGCGCTTCTTCCGCAGCGGCAACCTCGCTTCCAGGGTCTTCGACCGGCAGCTCCTCTCCCCGCGCCCCGGCGCCGCG GTTAACACTATTAGACAGTTCTACGAGAATTTGGTCCCAAGCTACACTATATATGACATAGATTGCCCAGATTATTCATTTCGCAAGTTCACTGATGATGGGCAATATCTTGTGGCTTTTAGCCGAAATCACCAAGATTTGATTGTATACCGTCCCATCTGGTTGACATATTCATGTAATGAAGACTGTGATTCTCATGATCTTCCAGCAAAGTCAAAGAAGTTTGATAGTTTCTTTAAGCAGCTCTACTCAATTCCACTTGCATCCAGCAATGAGTACATTTGCAAGGACTTTTTCCTGTACATAGAATGCAATCAATTTGGCTTATTTGCAACATCAACTGCACAAAGTAACGATTCAACTGCCACTGAGGGTGCAATACACGGGGTTCCATCAATTGAGAAAATAACTTTTTATCTTGTGAG GCTAGAAGATGGCGTGATACTGGATGAAAAGGCTTTCTGCAATGATTTTATCAATCTGGCACATAGTATTGGCGCTTACTTGTATGAGGATCTGCTTTGTATTGTTTCTCTGCGGTACCAAACAGTACATATCCTACAGATCCGAGATTCAGGCAACCTTGTTGAGGTACGCAGAATTGGTGCGTTCTGCCGGGAAGATGATGAACTATTTCTTCATTCACATGCCCAG ACTGGTTATGGGGGTTCTTTTCTTCCTGGCATCAAGCAACGGTTGCTGTCATATATATTTCGCAAGACTTGGAATGAGGTTCCAGATCAGACTTTG agggtccagcatcTGAAGAAGAAGTTCTATTTTCACTTCCAAGACTATGTTGATCTTATTATATGGAAG GTACAGTTTTtggatcgccatcacctatttATCAAGTTTGGCAGTGTCGATGGAGGG GTTTCTCGAAGCACTGATCAAAATTTAGCATTCTTTGCTGTGTACAACATGGAGACTACAGATATTGTTTCACTTTATGAG AATTCATCAGAGGAGCTCTATTCTTTGTTTGAACAATTTTATGACCATTTTCATGCAAATccacaagattcatcacatgGAAAATTTATCTCATCGCACTCCAATGATGTTCATGCTCTTGATCAACTTCGCACTATTAAAAATAAAGCAAGCAGCTCTTCACAG TTTGTGaagaagatgatggcatcattacCATACACCTGCCAATCACAGAGTCCTTCACCATACTTTGACCTATCCCTTTTTAG CTGA
- the LOC110437168 gene encoding uncharacterized protein LOC110437168, with translation MEGKVEAVLAGKKMSSLPADGGEEEDAMATASSSSASIFAFLALPLSVLCHVACLCAGYLGRDGGLKPSSPAPAPSSSLSSSSTAAAACRRGEVEAAASIEDCAEVVLEEVRSRGFTPPKPRSVPRESRVGAGGGVHH, from the exons ATGGAGGGCAAGGTAGAAGCAGTTCTGGCGGGCAAGAAGATGAGCAGCTTGCCGGCGGACGGCGGGGAAGAGGAGGACGCCATGGCcacggcgtcgtcgtcgtcggcatcCATCTTCGCCTTCCTCGCTCTTCCACTGTCGGTCCTGTGTCACGTCGCCTGCCTCTGCGCCGGCTACCTGGGCCGCGACGGCGGCCTGAAACCTTCTTCTCCTGCTCCGGCGCCATCGTCGTCGTTGTCGTCTTCCTCAACAGCTGCTGCCGCTTGTCGGCGAGGCGAGGTCGAGGCTGCTGCATCCATA GAAGATTGCGCGGAGGTGGTGCTTGAGGAGGTGCGATCACGAGGGTTCACGCCTCCAAAGCCGCGTAGCGTTCCCAGGGAATCCAGAGTTGGCGCAGGTGGCGGAGTGCATCATTAG
- the LOC8069667 gene encoding tRNA (guanine(37)-N1)-methyltransferase 1 isoform X1 has product MAPPLLHFRLHPRCLLLPRLRRSVPARLSLKTLCSSSSSSDYSPARTPPPLHGPSLRRGRAPPDHPDDPFARSFDLAALRVPAAACAPLERRLRGHLLNWPRVRNVVRLPNDQEGLLALPSPPRLSAEELGTPSPVARREKLAREFNARGFVRFPNLARLSRPSRPAARKRRERKAGGESDEEATRGRDKGKVYVVEVVGEGREGDEDDDDLKGLVGEEGLGRRAWRRTGPSRLLLLDEKYAGRGVDELPEAVKVVLGHESHQNGSSAYELVHCQLTLFYNYWLMHDDMRNSGYDIIGSLMRGVLEALLPDEGVIIPTGFETVGYIAHLNLWDEHLPYKKLIAQVVLDKNKPKV; this is encoded by the exons ATGGCACCACCGCTCCTCCACTTCCGCCTCCATCCACGATGCCTCCTCCTGCCCCGCCTCCGCCGCTCCGTCCCCGCCCGCCTCAGCCTCAAAAccctctgctcctcctcctcctcctcggatTACTCCCCCGCGCGGACCCCGCCGCCCCTCCACGGCCCCTCGCTCCGCCGCGGCCGCGCCCCGCCGGACCACCCGGACGACCCCTTCGCTCGCTCCTTCGACCTCGCCGCGCTCCGCGTCCCCGCCGCCGCATGCGCGCCACTCGAGCGCCGCCTCCGGGGCCACCTCCTCAACTGGCCCCGCGTCCGCAACGTCGTCCGCCTCCCCAACGACCAGGAGGGCCTCCTCGCCCTGCCGTCTCCCCCGCGCCTCTCCGCCGAGGAATTGGGCACCCCGTCCCCGGTGGCGCGGCGGGAGAAGCTGGCCCGCGAGTTCAACGCCCGGGGCTTCGTGCGTTTCCCCAACCTCGCCCGCCTCTCGCGGCCCAGTCGTCCCGCCGCGCGGAAGCGGAGGGAGAGGAAGGCGGGAGGTGAGAGCGACGAGGAGGCCACGCGTGGGCGTGACAAAGGCAAGGTGTatgtggtggaggtggtgggggaggGAAGGGAGGGCGACGAAGACGATGACGATTTGAAGGGGTTGGTCGGGGAAGAGGGCCTCGGGAGGCGCGCGTGGCGGCGGACTGGCCCCagccggctgctgctgctggacgAGAAATACGCCGGAAGGGGAGTTGATGAGCTCCCAGAGGCCGTCAAG GTTGTTTTAGGCCATGAAAGTCACCAGAATGGATCATCTGCCTATGAGCTTGTACATTGTCAGCTAACCTTGTTTTACAACTACTGGCTGATGCATGATGACATGAG GAATTCAG GATATGACATCATTGGGTCGCTGATGCGTGGG GTATTAGAGGCACTACTCCCTGATGAAGGTGTAATAATTCCAACAGGCTTTGAAACAGTGGGGTATATTGCGCACTTGAACTTATGGGATGAGCATCTACCTTATAAGAAACTTATTGCTCAG GTGGTACTGGACAAAAACAAGCCGAAAGTCTAA